aataaatgtctgatgcataaaacataacattttggtcactcctttttcatccgtatcaagttcatgttaagcgattgaaATATGTTagtagtatctcaattacaatcaaactttggccgcaggacctcaagattgccgtttgaaccaatttaaacgtgtttcaggtgcatgttacgaagagtcctataatgcatgttctcctgcatactggcgtccagcaggcactttggtagaaagctttacattttagataattttaaagataaataatagttgatttgtgaattctcatcagaagccgctagagttgaggtaaaagtatgcaatgatcatactttcgataaaaaatttcctacacattatctaatattgatcgaagaagctcaggcttgtccaaaatatgtacatgtccaaaatatatcatttaccctaaccgtggtacttgtaccaccagtgtgtctttagtatacaCGCTAACCTGAACCTACCCAGaattatgtcaaagtgacccagATTCAGCGAAACCGTGGTTACTCTAATTTGGGTTCGGGTACCTTAACTCAAATCTGGGTAGCAGTACAAGCGAAAAAATCTGGGTAACCGGTACCCAGCTTTTTTCGCTctagaaaattattattgtctaaaaaaaagttaaataaaacaatttcccCAACGCAAAACATTTGTCGGCTGTGCCGAAAATGTTTAAGTCCTCGTTTACCCAGATTTCGGGTTCGGCTGACTCATATCCATTTTGTTGACATACCCAGATTTTGACAACTGCTCCCAGCAAGGAAGGTTACTCTAACTTGACCCTAATATGAGTGTTAGCTAACATCGAAAAAATCCGGGTACAAAAATGACCCGGCCACTGGGTTGTTTCAGATTAGCGTGTAAGTGTGCACGAAAAAGAGCATATTTTCAGTTTTCCGTGTACATCATCATTTACTTGTCACAATCGATCATCATTCTCATCatcgaaaaaggaaaaaaagcaaAAGTCGCGCGTTGATGACACACGATTGCACGAACACCGACGCACTGATGTTTCGATATCGGTCATAAAACTTGCGACAGGGATTTTTTCCTTCAAGTCCAGCTTGATAGTTTATTATTCGTGAAATTTTTCAGTAAAAGTGTCCCAGAATCGGACACAAtcatcaaaaatccatcgacGGATACAGTCTGCAGCAGTTGCCGTTGGAGTTTTGCGATTTCGGGCGGAATCCTTGCGGAAAAATTGAATTCTTTTTTGGGTCATTCCGTTCGAGCTGCAGAGCAATGTTTGCCGTCTGAAACGGGACCGCAGTTTTTGGGAGGAAGTTTACTGATGCTATGATGAACCGTGCTGTATATTGACAAGCAGCAAAAACTGAAGCATCATCTTGAGGTAAGTTTTCTTCTAGCAGATAAGGGAACcaaaaatgcttgaaaaaaTTGTCATGTTTTTTCGTATTTGGGCTGATTGGAAGGATTCGATAGATTGACACAAGTCTTGTCAAAATACACAATTTCAAGGTTAGGTTGCACTGCGACCAGATTAGTCAATGTTTTGTTTGGAACTTCGCACGATTGCACTTCCGTAATTAGCAAACCTTTTTCTCTACTGCTAGCCTGTTTTTTGGCGATCGGCatatattaaaaatatattattctGCATAATCATTCTTTTCTGTTCTGAATCGCACAAGTAATTTTGGAACTTTTTACCTGACTAGTTCATAAAGAGCTGGTTAGGAAACGTAAACAATGTCTTCGTCAATATTTTTTGCATGCATATTTACCGTCTTGAAATTTCGCCGTGGATAACATGATTGGTGTCGAATAGTATCTCGTGTCCTCTAAgtacaattagaaattccaacTATAGATCTCTGGGAATAATCAGGAGCATTTGTATAAATATGAAGCTAAAAAAAGAATACTAAAAACAGTACAGATATTTATTTTGTGCAACatctaaggggccctccttagccgtgcggtaagacgcgcggctacaaagcaagaccatgctttgtggctgggtggctgggttcgattccttgtgccggtctaggcaattttcggtttggaaattgtctcgacttccctgggcataaaagtatcatcgtgttagcctcatgacatgatatacgaatgcaaaaatggtaacctggcttagaaacctcgcagttaataactgtggaagtgcttaatgaacactaagctgcgaggcggctctgtcccagtgtggggatgtaatgccaataagaagaagaagaagcaacatCTAAATCCCCCGGTGACAGTAATagtgttgttttaatttttgataattaaaaaaagaTTATTGATTATAGTTACATACTTATATACATATTTATGGAATTAACCTGTATTCCTGCATGAAGTTGATCGGAGGACATTTTTTGATTAGTCACACAATTATTGTGGAATGTGGCTCGCTGTGTGTACTCAGATTTTTATGCAATAATCAATAACCACTTGCGCCCAGAAAGGTATGAAAATCATTATTTCGACTGGAAAGTACCCTCTTATTTTTTTCGACGATCAGCATCAGTTCAAAAATGTATAAATCTAAGTCACATCGATTTGTTGAAtgtatattttgtttatttaaatcattttaAACAAGCACACAAGTTGTCATTCTTAGTCTTGAGCCATTCTTGTATATCCAACATAATTAATTAATGGCAGATAAATGTAACTTATGTTTGAAAGTATTCGAAATCCGAGTTCATTATTTATGTTTAACAAAGCTAATGCGATCAAACAGaacttttatatttaaaaatgtcaaatgatttattttcagatATGAACGGAACATACGATGGAAAGTCAACAAGCTCATCATCATCTTCATCCTCCGGTGGGGGTGGTGGTGGAGGAACTACCAGTTCCCATAATCTGCACAAAGCGCCCAAAAATTATAAACTAATTGTGGATCCATTCATTCACAAAGGTGGCGTTCAGAAGACATACCGTTACGATGGTATTGTTCCTGGGGATCCAACGTATCCACCGGTTATTCCGAGAGATCCTCGGAATCCTTTGGCCAGGATACGGACACGCATTGAGCCTTTCGACATGATTGTCCCGAGGTAATTGCATATTTGTTAGCTCCCaaagttattatttatttatttttttcatttttataaatctaaaaatatttaTGTCCCTTAATATGCACATATGAGAGTGTTGTATGATAATTATGTCAAATTTATAACAAatgcaaaattgtattttttttattaacaggTTCAAGATTGACGATCACTACATCGGAGAACCGCCGGCTATTGAAATCACAATTACCAATCTTAACGACAACATTGATAAACCCTTCCTATCGGATCTATTGGCCAAATGCGGAACATACACTGAGCTCTATATCTACTACCATCCTGTAACTAACAAACATCTCGGTATTGCTCGAATCGTGTTTGAAAACGTCCGTTCAGCACGTATCTGTGTGGAGCGCTTAAACGGGACCTCGGTGATGGGCAAAGTGTTGAACGTTTTCAAGGATCCCTTCGGAGATGAATGCAAACGCGCGATAGAAGAAAGAACATCCGAGAAGAAAAAACCCGCTCCTCCTCCGCCACTTCCGCCTGCACCCGTACATAAAGCAGTCCCTCCGGTTTTGGTAAAGCCGGTAAAACCCCCAGCACCGTTACCACCAGCCGCATCATCTTCTGCATCCCATTATGGTAGTCGCAACAGTTCTGGCACAGAGATGTTAAATGATGACGACAATTGGGATTGTGATAGTTCTGCGCCAGTAGTTCCAACTAAGAAAGCGCCAAAAGTTGCGCCACCTCCACCTCTTCCACCGCCTCCTTCTTCCAAGCCTTCAAATGCATTAGCAACCGAAGAAGATATGTGGGATGTTGACGAATATTCCGGAAGCGCTGGCAATAGTGCAGACTCGTTCTCCTATAGCAAAGACAAATATTCTTCAACTAGTAAAGCTGGATCTCAATACGAAAGCGCTCGAGAAGACGATAGTAAAAGTTGGGATAAGTCCCGCGACAAGTACTACGATCGTAAGGACAGAGATAAGAAGTATTTTAAGGATGACAGGCGAGATAGGGATCGCGATCGCGAACGTGACTATGAACGCGGGCGAGATAGGGATcgcgaaagagaaagagagcgTGATCGGGATCGAGATCGTGACCGAGACCGAGAACGTGAGTGGGACAGAGAAAGGCCTCGTGACAGGGATCGTGATTGGGACAGCAGAGATCGCGATCGTTACGGCAGGGATCGAGATAGACAGCGAAGTAAAAGTGGAGGCTACTGGTATGGCAAGTCAGGAAACTACACGAGTGAAATGGGCGGCTATGGTAGTAATCGTTATCCACAGTACGAATATTCATATGGTTATGGAGCTTCTGACTATGGAACATATGGATaccctcctcctcctcctccttcaTCAGCAACAACTGTCACAAGCAGCTATGTGGCAACTCCAAGCTCGTGGGTACCTCCACCGCCACCTGATGAAAAGCCCAAGGCTCCTCCCCCTCCACCTTCGAGTAAATCAAATGTAGGGGGAGAAACCGTGTTGGACGACTCTGACATGTGGGATCTTGAGGAAACGACGGATCCCGCCCCCAAACCACCGGCAACCCCTCCAGGTCCTCCTGAACCAAAAAACGAACCAGCCGTAGATGACGATAATAGTGGATCTGCACTAGATTTGGACACGAGGATCGCTATGATGTTCAAAGATAAAACCTTTGGAGGTGCCCCGTTTCTTCAACTTAGTGATGCCGAAGAGGaagataaaaaagaagaaggcgaAACGGGTGACGATAGTCAGGACACTTTGATCAAGCAGGAAGTCAAAGAAGAAAAGCCTCCCAGTCCAGTCGAGGAGGttcaaataaagaaagaaaagtTGGAACCACCGAAAGAGGAAGGAGCAAGTGATATCTCATCCAGCGAAGATGACATTCTTGCTAAGGAAAGCACTCCACCTCTACCGACCAAACCGTACATGGAAGACATTATCAAACGTGATAACGATCAGATGTCGCTTTCTAGTCTATCATCGACTGACGGTAAAAACGATGATTCTACAGCACCACCACTCCCAACTGATCCGGCACCAAATGCACCCCCTCCCCCAGAACCAACTCAATCATTCACTTACGTCTATCCACCCGGCATTGGACCTGGAATGGGATATCCCCCTGCTCCACCTGGTACCGATCCATCCTATTACTATTCTCAAACGTACTCACAAAGCTCTTATCAGCAATACCAATCAGGCTACTACCAAAACAGTTACATGCATCCCTACATGGCGGGCTTCACAGGTGGAGCCTATCCTTATCAAGTACCGTCATCCCAATCTTACGGCTTTTCTACAAACAAAAAGGACGCTTACAACGACGATCGTTATCGATTATCGTATTCCAGTTCGAACAGAGAACGGGAACGAGAACGAAAGAAACGGGATCGCTATGAAGACGCGATCGCTGCTGTAATCGAACGTGTCACCGCTGAGCTAAAGCAAATTCTGAAGAAAGATTTCAACAAGAAAATGATTGAAAACACCGCGTACAAAAAGTACGAAGCGTGGTGGGATGAGGAGGAACTTAAGAGCAAAGGAAAACATAAGGATGTAATGAACGATATAACTCCGCTGACCGTAGCAAAGGTAGATAAAGCTCCTGACATCAACCAATTGCTGAATCAAAATTACGATAACCTGGACAGCAATAGCAGCTATATAGGGCTGGGGTTAAGAGCCACTATCCCAAAAATGCCCAGTTTCAGGAGAATACGAAAGCAACCGAGTCCGATTCCACAGGACGACGAAGATTCACGGCGCAGTGATCAAGAGGatatggtgcatggttctgatTCCGAAAAAGA
The nucleotide sequence above comes from Armigeres subalbatus isolate Guangzhou_Male chromosome 3, GZ_Asu_2, whole genome shotgun sequence. Encoded proteins:
- the LOC134223886 gene encoding histone-lysine N-methyltransferase SETD1-like: MNGTYDGKSTSSSSSSSSGGGGGGGTTSSHNLHKAPKNYKLIVDPFIHKGGVQKTYRYDGIVPGDPTYPPVIPRDPRNPLARIRTRIEPFDMIVPRFKIDDHYIGEPPAIEITITNLNDNIDKPFLSDLLAKCGTYTELYIYYHPVTNKHLGIARIVFENVRSARICVERLNGTSVMGKVLNVFKDPFGDECKRAIEERTSEKKKPAPPPPLPPAPVHKAVPPVLVKPVKPPAPLPPAASSSASHYGSRNSSGTEMLNDDDNWDCDSSAPVVPTKKAPKVAPPPPLPPPPSSKPSNALATEEDMWDVDEYSGSAGNSADSFSYSKDKYSSTSKAGSQYESAREDDSKSWDKSRDKYYDRKDRDKKYFKDDRRDRDRDRERDYERGRDRDRERERERDRDRDRDRDREREWDRERPRDRDRDWDSRDRDRYGRDRDRQRSKSGGYWYGKSGNYTSEMGGYGSNRYPQYEYSYGYGASDYGTYGYPPPPPPSSATTVTSSYVATPSSWVPPPPPDEKPKAPPPPPSSKSNVGGETVLDDSDMWDLEETTDPAPKPPATPPGPPEPKNEPAVDDDNSGSALDLDTRIAMMFKDKTFGGAPFLQLSDAEEEDKKEEGETGDDSQDTLIKQEVKEEKPPSPVEEVQIKKEKLEPPKEEGASDISSSEDDILAKESTPPLPTKPYMEDIIKRDNDQMSLSSLSSTDGKNDDSTAPPLPTDPAPNAPPPPEPTQSFTYVYPPGIGPGMGYPPAPPGTDPSYYYSQTYSQSSYQQYQSGYYQNSYMHPYMAGFTGGAYPYQVPSSQSYGFSTNKKDAYNDDRYRLSYSSSNRERERERKKRDRYEDAIAAVIERVTAELKQILKKDFNKKMIENTAYKKYEAWWDEEELKSKGKHKDVMNDITPLTVAKVDKAPDINQLLNQNYDNLDSNSSYIGLGLRATIPKMPSFRRIRKQPSPIPQDDEDSRRSDQEDMVHGSDSEKETDFQPSGSQSRAKTPPPSGASTAPVAVSRTSSTSAVSRTEKRKPSVSSFFTSSSEEESSASESEESSDSASLTDVDMPYKKHQSSVPRDKQEKRIYSDSDSDDDLEHPSSKFSLPSSSAGSRNKAKIYSDSDSDESNKPPRREVLPPVSTEKARSRSPEGSVSIRPQDRGTTPTPSTSLKPTVPMLPLDQLHEDLSPDVDGSPPPQQPPRTPGRESPKKSLYELDRIYSDSEEEREYQEKQRRKAEYLEQIEREFQEEQARLALEAEEAAKAAANAPPAPAITKSPAKGSRTNKKNTSIPMLEKAPSLDDPSTPLTTHPPPTPGAGILDMVKDPLSSVLPSVSIVPAPTATGKKAPKKPAKSRAKGGKKTKDTNGVPPNVVPAPEIPPTPVELPPILPPLIAPTTMVMPPRVVALGGTAPLSSSEDFFSADEEAARRAAKASPASSDGGSSQASQVALDHCYSLPPSASPSSSSPHPQSDSYAPVAKSVNKYAPSSDDVLAHDHGYTNNDDVINSAIPGTPGGSIPTHEQDVLSSVPLVPNTTVAASIPAPSPSATRPVGRPKKDPSTPKAKHKKRSEKQDKAAITPSVTGASTATDASKMLVPLGQPQSFVPVAKYYERDIRSGMAIFYDFLTRGIDAEDIQYIKQSYELLLSDDTNSYWLNATHWVDHCTTERSFLPPPAKKRKKDKEYVSDIKQHSTGSARTQGFYKIDPREKAKYKYHHLKGTAAANHLNNIETAKAVTKMQGLSREARSNQRRLLTAFGASTESELLKFNQLKFRKKQLKFAKSAIHDWGLFAMEPIAADEMVIEYVGQMVRPSVADLRETKYEAIGIGSSYLFRIDMETIIDATKCGNLARFINHSCNPNCYAKVITIESEKKIVIYSKQAIGVNEEITYDYKFPLEDEKIPCLCGAQGCRGTLN